A single window of Arachis stenosperma cultivar V10309 unplaced genomic scaffold, arast.V10309.gnm1.PFL2 arast.V10309.gnm1.Scaffold_100071, whole genome shotgun sequence DNA harbors:
- the LOC130960113 gene encoding ribosomal protein S12, mitochondrial, translating to MPTLNQLIRHGREEKRRTDRTRASDQCPQKQGVRPRVSTRTPKKPNSAPRKIAKVRLSNRHDIFAHIPGEGHNSQEHSMVLIRGGRVKDLPGVKSHCIRGVKDLLGIPDRRRGRSKYGAEKPKSI from the coding sequence ATGCCTACATTAAATCAATTGATTCGTCATGGTAGAGAAGAAAAACGGCGCACGGACCGTACTAGAGCTTCGGATCAATGTCCCCAGAAGCAAGGAGTACGCCCGCGTGTTTCAACGAGAACACCGAAAAAACCTAATTCAGCTCCACGTAAGATAGCCAAAGTACGATTGAGCAATCGACATGATATATTTGCTCACATTCCGGGCGAAGGTCATAATTCGCAGGAACATTCTATGGTCTTAATAAGAGGAGGTAGAGTGAAAGATTTGCCAGGTGTGAAATCCCATTGTATTCGAGGAGTAAAGGATTTGTTGGGAATTCCGGATCGAAGAAGAGGCAGATCCAAATATGGTGCAGAAAAACCCAAATCGATATGA
- the LOC130960112 gene encoding NADH-ubiquinone oxidoreductase chain 3 produces the protein MVGFIGTLFFFRYAAPRARSERTKWAVVMSEFAPICISLVISLLVSLIPLGVPFPFASNSWTYPEKLSAYECGFDPFGDARSRFDIRFYLVSILFIIPDPEVTFSFPWAVPPNKIDPFGSWSMMAFLLILTIGSLYEWKRGASDRE, from the coding sequence ATGGTCGGCTTCATTGGTACCCTTTTCTTTTTTCGGTATGCCGCTCCGCGAGCAAGGAGCGAAAGAACCAAGTGGGCTGTGGTCATGTCAGAATTTGCACCTATTTGTATCTCTTTAGTGATCAGTCTGCTAGTTTCTTTGATCCCACTCGGTGTTCCTTTTCCCTTTGCTTCCAATAGTTGGACCTATCCAGAAAAATTGTCGGCCTACGAATGTGGTTTCGATCCTTTCGGTGATGCCAGAAGTCGTTTCGATATACGATTTTatcttgtttcaattttatttattattcctGATCCGGAAGTCAccttttcctttccttgggcagTACCTCCCAACAAGATTGATCCGTTTGGATCTTGGTCTATGATGGcctttttattgattttgacgattggatctCTCTATGAATGGAAAAGGGGTGCTTCGGATCGGGAGTAA
- the LOC130960103 gene encoding cytochrome c oxidase subunit 3: MIESQRHSYHLVDPSPWPISGSLGALATTVGGVMYMHSFQGGATLLSLGLLFILYTMFVWWRDVLRESTLEGHHTKVVQLGPRYGSIPFIVSEVMFLFAFFRASSHSSLAPTVEIGGIWPPKGIEVLDPREIPFLNTPILLSSGAAVTWAHHAILAGKEKRAVYALVATVSLALVFTGFQGMEYYQAPFTISDSIYGSTFFLATGFHGFHVIIGTLFLIICGIRQYLGHLTKEHHVGFEAAAWYWHFVDVVRLFLFVSIYWWGGI, encoded by the coding sequence ATGATTGAATCTCAGAGGCATTCTTATCATTTGGTAGATCCAAGTCCATGGCCGATTTCGGGTTCACTCGGAGCTTTGGCAACCACCGTAGGAGGTGTGATGTACATGCACTCATTTCAAGGGGGTGCAACACTTCTAAGTTTGGGCCTTCTATTTATCCTATATACCATGTTTGTATGGTGGCGCGATGTTCTACGTGAATCCACGTTGGAAGGACATCATACCAAAGTCGTACAATTAGGACCTCGATATGGTTCTATTCCGTTCATCGTATCGGAGGTTATGttcctttttgctttttttcgggcttcttctcattcttctttggCACCTACGGTAGAGATCGGAGGTATTTGGCCCCCAAAAGGGATTGAGGTTTTAGATCCTCGGGAAATCCCCTTTCTTAATACCCCTATTCTCCTTTCATCCGGAGCAGCCGTAACTTGGGCTCATCATGCTATACTCGCGGGGAAGGAAAAACGAGCAGTTTACGCTTTAGTAGCTACCGTTTCACTGGCTCTAGTATTCACTGGCTTTCAAGGAATGGAATATTATCAAGCACCCTTCACTATTTCAGATAGTATTTATGGTTCTACCTTTTTCTTAGCAACTGGCTTTCATGGTTTTCATGTGATTATAGGTACTCTTTTCTTGATCATATGTGGTATTCGCCAATATCTTGGTCATCTGACCAAGGAGCATCACGTTGGCTTTGAAGCAGCTGCATGGTACTGGCATTTTGTAGACGTGGTTCGGTTATTCCTATTTGTCTCTATCTATTGGTGGGGAGGTATATGA